The following coding sequences are from one Microbacterium sp. SORGH_AS_0969 window:
- a CDS encoding ROK family transcriptional regulator has product MTTESPQVASGVSQLFQLLRDGVPRTRAELAKSTGLARSTVAVRVDELMRMGLITPVADAVSTGGRPPSQFAINPAAKVVVAVDIGASHATVAISDLSGTILLEKSGALDIALGPEPVLSWVVDGAHELLAGAGRSPRDVAAMGIGVPGPVEHSTGLPVNPPIMPGWDRFDIPGWIAAHLPVPVLVDNDVNVMALGERSVAWPGVGHFLFVKVATGIGAGLIAGGQLQRGAQGTAGDIGHVQLARASTVACRCGNRGCLEALASGPAIARVLREEGIDAQSGDDVVDLVKRGNVDAIQAVRQAGRDIGDVLTTCVSFINPSVIAIGGSMARVGEHLIAGVREVVYTRSTPLATEHLSIVPSVAAEKAGVIGASMLAVEHVLSPESLTTGFLPA; this is encoded by the coding sequence ATGACCACCGAGTCCCCGCAGGTCGCGAGCGGCGTCAGCCAGCTGTTCCAGCTGCTGCGCGACGGCGTGCCGCGCACGCGGGCGGAGCTGGCGAAGTCCACCGGGCTCGCGCGCTCGACCGTGGCCGTCCGTGTCGACGAGCTCATGCGGATGGGCCTCATCACCCCGGTCGCCGACGCGGTGTCGACCGGGGGACGCCCACCGTCGCAGTTCGCGATCAACCCCGCGGCGAAGGTGGTCGTCGCGGTCGACATCGGAGCCTCGCACGCGACCGTCGCGATCTCCGACCTCTCCGGCACCATCCTGCTCGAGAAGAGCGGGGCGCTCGACATCGCACTCGGCCCGGAACCGGTGCTGAGCTGGGTCGTGGACGGAGCGCACGAGCTGCTCGCCGGCGCGGGGCGCTCGCCGCGGGACGTCGCGGCGATGGGCATCGGCGTGCCCGGCCCCGTCGAGCACTCCACCGGTCTCCCGGTCAACCCGCCGATCATGCCGGGCTGGGATCGGTTCGACATCCCCGGATGGATCGCGGCGCACCTCCCCGTGCCGGTCCTGGTCGACAACGACGTCAACGTCATGGCGCTCGGCGAGCGCAGTGTCGCGTGGCCGGGGGTCGGTCACTTCCTCTTCGTCAAGGTCGCGACCGGCATCGGCGCCGGCCTCATCGCCGGCGGCCAGCTCCAGCGCGGAGCGCAGGGCACCGCCGGCGACATCGGTCATGTGCAGTTGGCCCGGGCGTCGACGGTGGCCTGCCGCTGCGGAAACCGGGGATGCCTCGAAGCCCTGGCATCCGGTCCCGCGATCGCCCGTGTGCTCCGCGAGGAGGGGATCGATGCCCAGAGCGGCGACGACGTCGTCGACCTCGTCAAGCGCGGGAACGTCGATGCGATCCAGGCCGTGCGCCAGGCGGGCCGCGACATCGGCGACGTGCTGACGACGTGCGTGAGCTTCATCAACCCCTCCGTCATCGCGATCGGCGGGTCGATGGCCCGCGTCGGCGAGCACCTCATCGCCGGCGTCCGAGAGGTCGTCTACACCCGCTCCACGCCGCTCGCGACAGAGCACCTGTCGATCGTCCCCTCCGTCGCCGCGGAGAAGGCGGGCGTGATCGGTGCGAGCATGCTCGCGGTCGAGCACGTGCTGTCCCCGGAGTCGCTGACGACGGGCTTCCTCCCCGCCTGA